From the Natronococcus sp. AD-5 genome, one window contains:
- a CDS encoding sodium-dependent transporter, with translation MTRETWASRVGFILAAVGSAVGLGNIWRFPWMTAENGGSAFLVVYLLIVLGVGVPGLLAAFIIGRRSNRNPVGAFKSLKGSRGWTVLGVLCVVTSVVLMSFYSVVGGWILRYFVESFTGAYFADPGAHFEAISYGADAFAYQFVVLGASAIIVTAGVRRGIEASTKVMMPGILVLLVALAVWAAQQPNAVQGYEFYLGFDGAYLADNFFAVLGSAAGQALFTLSIGGGTMITYASYIDDDRSLPLDASAIAVLNLGIGILAGLVLFPLLFSFTAGPTAGGPGALFVGIAGAFANLPAGRLLGATFFLVVLLAAVTSLISMLEIPVSFLVDEFGLERSTATRGLLVLTVFTGALNAFSVDVFTLFADHLVDLLLILGLTGFMFYTAWVLGPDAVAEYRNGAGPLSRPLAAPWRYAIGTVFPAFLLFTLYSDVLSLAGLSPRTSTMVLLTLATAVPFVLFVRWSERDVRTTSAEAAD, from the coding sequence ATGACACGTGAGACCTGGGCCAGCCGCGTCGGGTTCATACTGGCGGCGGTCGGGAGCGCCGTCGGATTGGGGAACATCTGGCGGTTCCCCTGGATGACCGCGGAGAACGGCGGAAGTGCGTTTCTGGTAGTGTACCTTCTCATCGTCCTCGGTGTCGGCGTTCCGGGCCTTCTGGCCGCGTTTATCATCGGGCGCCGCTCGAATCGAAATCCGGTCGGCGCGTTCAAATCCCTCAAAGGATCACGCGGGTGGACGGTACTCGGGGTTCTGTGCGTCGTGACGTCGGTCGTCCTGATGTCGTTCTACAGCGTCGTCGGCGGCTGGATCCTCCGGTACTTCGTCGAGAGCTTTACGGGGGCGTACTTCGCGGATCCCGGCGCTCACTTCGAGGCGATCAGCTACGGGGCGGACGCGTTCGCATACCAATTCGTCGTTCTCGGAGCGAGCGCGATAATCGTCACGGCGGGCGTGCGTCGAGGGATCGAGGCGTCGACGAAGGTCATGATGCCCGGTATCCTCGTCCTGCTCGTCGCGTTGGCCGTCTGGGCGGCACAACAGCCGAACGCGGTGCAGGGATACGAGTTCTATCTCGGGTTCGACGGAGCGTATCTCGCGGATAACTTCTTCGCCGTGCTCGGTTCGGCCGCCGGACAGGCGCTGTTCACGCTCTCGATCGGGGGCGGAACGATGATCACGTACGCCTCGTACATCGACGACGACAGGTCGCTGCCGCTCGACGCGTCGGCGATCGCCGTGCTCAACCTCGGTATCGGTATTCTGGCGGGACTCGTCCTGTTCCCGCTGCTCTTCTCGTTTACCGCCGGACCGACGGCCGGCGGTCCCGGCGCCCTCTTCGTCGGCATCGCCGGGGCGTTCGCGAACCTCCCCGCCGGACGGCTCCTCGGCGCGACCTTTTTCCTGGTCGTCCTGCTCGCGGCCGTCACCAGTCTGATCAGCATGCTGGAAATCCCCGTCTCCTTCCTCGTCGACGAGTTCGGTCTCGAGCGCTCGACGGCGACTCGGGGGCTCCTCGTACTGACCGTCTTCACCGGCGCTCTGAACGCCTTTAGCGTGGACGTGTTCACCCTGTTCGCGGATCATCTCGTGGACCTGCTTCTGATACTCGGGCTGACCGGGTTCATGTTCTACACGGCCTGGGTACTCGGTCCGGACGCCGTTGCAGAGTACCGAAACGGCGCCGGTCCGCTCTCGCGACCGCTGGCCGCGCCGTGGCGGTACGCGATCGGAACGGTGTTTCCGGCGTTCCTCCTCTTTACGCTCTACTCGGACGTCCTGAGTCTGGCCGGGCTCTCGCCGCGGACGTCGACGATGGTGCTTCTCACGCTCGCGACGGCCGTGCCGTTCGTGCTCTTCGTCCGCTGGTCGGAGCGCGACGTCCGGACGACGTCCGCCGAAGCCGCCGACTGA